From the genome of Vicia villosa cultivar HV-30 ecotype Madison, WI linkage group LG2, Vvil1.0, whole genome shotgun sequence, one region includes:
- the LOC131649869 gene encoding serine/threonine-protein kinase RUNKEL-like, translated as MLIESGVIIDECVKCGYANFEDNYQPKTDLLKAVAIFAAAATGTIAINHSWVAANHQKLTWINVDKHSSTTKITSAPTNLSVLPVAIEIKRSMGQQSVGLKVSFGGLGTCFGGLGGGVGGGEISYLIFFWLQVPNSLISLVTVILRKGEDDITQLYALRTVENICSQGGVWVGRFTSQDVINNLCYIYRAAGKQESMRLTAGSCLVRLVRFNLSSIQSVIEKLSFKDLASALVKGSPREQQISLNLLNLAMLGSHMLTNVGRYLIQLSEDKNLIPSLLSLVEQGSEVLKGKALVFVALLCKHGRRWLPQFFCSHKLLSVVDRLGKEKDAFVRQCLVAFLHIVASTIPSLLDIITGDFQQMMGGRRHGHISSLTDRSAPKANINLFPVVLHLLESSAFKHKVATLPVLRQLANLIKLAETPFQVSDSAVRSCLLLILCFPEIMSSVRANLQSFIRY; from the exons ATGTTGATTGAGTCCGGCGTCATTATAGATGAATGTGTAAAATGCGG GTATGCAAATTTCGAAGACAACTATCAGCCCAAGACTGATTTGCTCAAAGCAGTTGCGATATTTGCGGCGGCTGCAACTGGGACGATAGCAATTAACCATTCTTGGGTGGCTGCTAATCAC CAAAAACTTACTTGGATCAACGTTGACAAGCATAGCAGTACCACCAAAATCACAAGTGCCCCCACCAATCTTAGTGTTCTGCCAGTAGCTATTGAAATTAAAAGAAGCATGGGCCAACAAAGTGTTGGGCTGAAAGTGAGTTTTGGTGGGCTTGGAACATGTTTTGGTGGGCTTGGAGGTGGTGTTGGTGGTGGTGAAATT AGTTATCTTATTTTCTTCTGGCTGCAGGTTCCGAATTCATTAATTTCCCTTGTGACAGTGATATTGAGAAAAGGTGAGGATGATATAACTCAGTTGTATGCATTGAGAACAGTTGAGAATATTTGCAGCCAAGGAGGGGTCTGGGTGGGACGTTTCACCAGTCAAGATGTTATTAATAATCTCTGCTATATCTATAGAGCGGCAGGGAAACAAGAAAGCATGAGGCTTACTGCAGGATCATGTTTAGTACGCTTAGTTCGCTTTAATCTTTCCAGCATTCAGTCTGTTATAGAGAAACTCTCATTCAAGGATCTAGCTTCTGCTCTTGTCAAAGGCAGTCCGCGAGAGCAGCAAATTAGCTTAAATCTTCTTAACTTAGCAATGCTTGGAAGTCATATGCTCACAAATGTTGGAAGATACCTTATACAACTTTCAGAGGATAAGAATCTGATCCCAAGTCTTCTGTCCCTTGTTGAGCAGGGTAGTGAAGTTTTAAAAGGAAAGGCACTTGTTTTTGTGGCTCTCCTCTGCAAGCACGGTAGAAGGTGGCTTCCACAGTTCTTTTGCAGCCATAAGTTACTCTCAGTGGTGGATAGGCTGGGAAAAGAGAAGGATGCCTTTGTGCGGCAGTGTTTAGTTGCATTTCTGCATATTGTGGCATCTACTATTCCAAGTTTACTGGATATAATAACAGGGGATTTCCAGCAAATGATGGGAGGAAGGCGCCATGGACATATCTCTTCCCTTACCGACAGATCTGCTCCAAAAGCCAATATTAATTTGTTTCCTGTTGTCcttcatcttcttgaaagttcAGCTTTTAAGCATAAAGTGGCGACACTTCCAGTACTACGGCAGTTGGCGAATCTCATTAAACTCGCAGAGACACCGTTTCAGGTCAGTGACTCAGCCGTTAGATCTTGTTTACTTTTAATCCTATGCTTTCCTGAAATCATGAGTTCTGTCAGAGCTAACCTGCAAAGTTTCATTAGATATTAA
- the LOC131651888 gene encoding probable LRR receptor-like serine/threonine-protein kinase At3g47570, translated as MKPYIFLLPMSWFLCLHLFTLTLMYLDSNKTVTMALGNQTDHLALLQFKHLISSDPYGILDSWNSSTHFCKWNGIMCSPKHQRVTTLMLQGYNLHGSISPYIGNLSHMRFLNLGNNSFNGNIPQEFGRLSRLRFLLLLNNSLTGEFPMNLTKCSELKGIQLAGNHLIGKIPSQIGSLQKLQTILIGRNNFSGKIPPSVRNLSSLIIFGTGYNNLKGNLPQELCYLKQLKRLSFYANKLSGTLPSCLYNMSSLTFISAGDNNFTGSLPSNMFHTLPNLQNFGIGRNQISGLIPISISNASTLILFDISTNHFVGQVPNLGKIQSLWWLNLAYNNIGDNSTNDFEFLNSMTNSSNLEILSLSDNNFGGSFENYIGNLSVVLSEFYIGGNQIYGQIPLELGNLISLSLLSMEYNFLEGKIPITFGKFQKIQFLGLGGNRLSGDIPASIGNLSQLYHLELQENMLEGYIPPNIGNCKMLQYLRLSQNNLTGVIPPEVFSILSLTNLLDLSLNSLSGSLPKEVGLLKNINNLDVSENHLSGDIPETIGECSSLEYLQLQGNSFNGTLPSSLASLKGLRYLDLSSNQLYGAIPEVMQNISGLEYLNVSFNMLEGQVPTDGVFGNATQIALIGNSKVCGGISKLHLPPCPIKSEKHTKHHKLRLVAVIVSVVSFLILSFIITIYFMKKRNKKQPSDSPTTDHLAKVSYQELYQGTDGFSTRNFVGSGSFGSVYKGNLVSEDNVVAIKVLNLQKKGAHKSFIVECNVLKNIRHRNLVKILTCCSGTDYKNQEFKALVFEYMKKGSLEQWLHPEILNAEHPITLDLGHRLNIIIDVASALHYLHQECEQLVIHCDLKPSNVLLDEDMVAHVGDFGISRLVSAIGGTSQSNTSTIGIKGTIGYAPPEYGMGSEVSTCGDMYSFGILMLEMLTGRRPTDEVLENGQNLHEFVAISFPDNLIKILDISLVSRDAEVETPDRHHDNLLQTLDGCLFSLFRIGLICSMESPKERMSIVEVTRELSIIKKAFLTGVRHS; from the exons ATGAAGCCTTACATTTTCTTGTTACCTATGTCTTGGTTTTTATGCCTTCATCTCTTTACCTTAACCTTAATGTATTTAGACTCAAACAAAACTGTGACAATGGCACTAGGAAACCAAACCGATCATTTGGCATTACTCCAATTCAAGCACTTGATATCTAGTGATCCATATGGTATCTTAGATTCTTGGAACAGTTCAACCCACTTTTGCAAATGGAATGGAATCATGTGTAGTCCCAAGCATCAAAGAGTAACAACATTGATGTTGCAAGGATACAATTTGCATGGTTCCATATCTCCATATATTGGCAATCTCTCTCATATGAGATTCCTCAACCTTGGAAACAACAGCTTCAACGGAAACATTCCACAAGAATTTGGTCGTTTGTCACGATTAAGGTTTCTCCTTCTACTCAACAACTCGTTGACTGGAGAATTTCCTATGAACTTGACAAAGTGCTCCGAGCTCAAAGGAATACAGTTAGCAGGAAACCATCTTATTGGAAAAATACCTAGTCAAATTGGTTCtcttcaaaagcttcaaactatTCTTATTGGGAGAAACAATTTTTCTGGAAAAATCCCACCTTCTGTAAGGAATCTGTCATCCCTTATTATTTTTGGGACTGGCTATAATAACTTGAAGGGAAATCTTCCACAAGAATTGTGCTACCTAAAACAGTTGAAGAGATTATCATTCTATGCCAACAAATTGTCTGGTACACTTCCTTCCTGTCTTTATAATATGTCATCTCTTACTTTTATCTCAGCTGGAGACAATAACTTTACTGGCTCTCTTCCATCCAATATGTTCCACACTCTCCCCAATCTCCAAAATTTTGGCATTGGACGGAATCAAATCTCAGGTTTGATCCCTATTTCCATTTCAAATGCTTCCACTTTGATATTATTTGATATAAGTACAAATCATTTTGTCGGACAAGTTCCAAATCTAGGGAAGATACAAAGTCTTTGGTGGCTGAATTTGGCTTACAACAATATTGGCGATAATTCAACaaatgattttgaatttttaaattcaaTGACAAACTCTAGTAATTTGGAAATACTCTCTCTATCCGATAATAATTTTGGAGGTAGTTTTGAAAATTATATAGGAAATTTATCCGTTGTACTTAGTGAATTTTATATTGGAGGTAATCAAATATATGGACAAATTCCTCTAGAATTAGGAAATCTAATTAGCTTGAGTCTCTTATCCATGGAATATAACTTTTTGGAAGGAAAGATTCCAATTACTTTTGGGAAGTTTCAAAAGATACAATTTCTAGGTTTGGGTGGAAACAGATTATCAGGGGATATACCAGCATCCATAGGCAATCTCAGTCAATTGTATCATTTGGAACTTCAAGAAAATATGTTAGAAGGATATATTCCTCCAAATATTGGAAATTGTAAAATGTTGCAATACTTGCGCCTTTCACAAAACAACCTGACCGGAGTCATACCACCAGAGGTTTTTAGTATTCTGTCTTTGACAAATTTATTGGATTTGTCACTAAACTCACTGAGTGGTAGCTTACCGAAAGAAGTGGGCCTGCTAAAAAATATCAATAATCTAGACGTCTCTGAAAATCATTTGTCTGGTGACATTCCTGAAACTATTGGTGAATGTTCAAGCTTAGAATATCTCCAATTGCAAGGAAACTCCTTCAATGGAACACTACCGTCTTCTTTGGCTTCTCTCAAAGGTCTTCGATATTTAGACCTTTCAAGTAATCAATTGTATGGAGCAATTCCTGAAGTTATGCAGAATATCTCCGGCTTGGAATACTTGAATGTTTCTTTTAACATGCTGGAAGGTCAGGTGCCAACAGACGGTGTCTTTGGAAATGCAACCCAAATAGCATTGATTGGAAACAGTAAAGTTTGTGGAGGTATTTCCAAACTGCATCTACCACCATGCCCTATCAAGAGTGAGAAGCACACAAAACACCATAAACTCAGATTAGTAGCAGTGATAGTTAGTGTGGTTTCTTTTCTTATACTGTCATTTATTATAACTATCTACTTCatgaagaaaagaaacaaaaaacaaCCATCTGATTCACCAACAACTGACCACCTAGCTAAGGTTTCGTACCAAGAATTATATCAAGGAACTGATGGATTCTCGACTAGAAACTTCGTCGGATCAGGAAGTTTTGGTTCTGTGTACAAAGGAAATCTTGTGTCTGAAGATAATGTTGTTGCCATAAAGGTCTTGAACCTCCAAAAGAAAGGAGCACACAAAAGTTTCATTGTTGAATGTAATGTACTCAAAAACATTAGACACCGGAATTTAGTTAAGATTTTAACATGTTGTTCTGGTACGGATTACAAGAATCAAGAATTTAAAGCTCTAGTTTTTGAGTACATGAAAAAAGGAAGCTTAGAACAGTGGTTGCATCCCGAGATTTTAAATGCCGAGCATCCAATAACATTGGACCTTGGTCATAGATTAAACATCATTATCGATGTTGCTTCTGCGTTACATTATCTTCATCAGGAATGCGAACAATTGGTCATTCATTGTGATCTAAAGCCAAGCAATGTCCTTCTTGATGAAGACATGGTTGCTCATGTGGGTGATTTTGGCATATCAAGACTTGTCTCAGCCATTGGTGGTACATCTCAGTCAAATACTAGCACAATTGGAATCAAAGGAACCATTGGTTATGCTCCTCCAG AGTATGGAATGGGTTCTGAAGTGTCTACATGTGGTGACATGTATAGCTTTGGAATTCTTATGTTAGAAATGCTTACGGGCAGAAGACCCACTGATGAAGTTCTGGAAAATGGTCAAAATCTGCATGAATTTGTCGCAATTTCATTTCCTGATAATCTTATAAAGATTTTGGATATAAGTCTTGTATCAAGAGATGCAGAAGTTGAAACACCAGATCGACACCATGACAATCTCCTTCAAACTTTAGATGGGTGCTTATTTTCACTCTTTAGGATTGGACTTATTTGCTCAATGGAATCACCAAAAGAAAGAATGAGTATTGTGGAAGTCACTAGAGAGCTTAGCATAATCAAAAAAGCTTTTCTCACTG gTGTTAGACACTCATAA